A portion of the Pseudomonas synxantha BG33R genome contains these proteins:
- a CDS encoding TIGR02450 family Trp-rich protein — translation MNRLNPSKLLLSKWTAAQPRNKEKHFLVTELFRDDEGTVLEIELQAVLTHRAERLPWQTLQNAECWKIGWK, via the coding sequence ATGAACCGCCTCAACCCCAGCAAGCTGCTGCTGTCGAAATGGACGGCAGCACAGCCACGCAACAAGGAAAAACACTTTCTGGTCACCGAATTGTTTCGTGATGACGAAGGCACGGTGCTGGAAATCGAGTTGCAAGCGGTGCTGACTCACCGTGCCGAACGCCTGCCATGGCAGACCCTGCAAAACGCCGAGTGCTGGAAAATCGGCTGGAAGTAA
- the hemH gene encoding ferrochelatase, which produces MTDHALLLVNLGSPKSTSVADVRSYLNQFLMDPYVIDLPWPVRRLLVSLILIKRPEQSAHAYASIWWDEGSPLVVLSRRLQQQMTAQWTQGPVELAMRYGEPSLETALTRLAAQGIGKVTLAPLYPQFADSTVTTVIEEARRVVRDKKLAIQFSILQPFYDQPEYLDALVTSARTYLEQDFDHLLLSFHGLPERHLKKLDPTGGHCFKDADCCKNASPEVLATCYRAQCFSVARDFAARAGLPDGKWSVAFQSRLGRAKWIEPYTEARLEALAQQGVKKLLVMCPAFVADCIETLEEIGDRGREQFREAGGEELVLVPCLNDDPQWAAALNTLCERAPVAL; this is translated from the coding sequence ATGACCGATCACGCGTTGTTACTGGTCAACCTGGGTTCGCCAAAGTCCACTTCGGTGGCTGATGTGCGCAGCTACCTCAATCAGTTCCTGATGGACCCTTATGTGATCGACCTGCCATGGCCGGTGCGGCGTTTGCTGGTGTCGCTGATCCTGATCAAGCGCCCGGAGCAGTCTGCCCATGCTTATGCGTCGATCTGGTGGGATGAGGGCTCGCCGTTGGTGGTCTTGAGCCGTCGTCTGCAACAGCAGATGACTGCGCAGTGGACCCAGGGCCCTGTGGAACTGGCAATGCGTTATGGCGAGCCGTCGCTGGAAACCGCCCTGACACGGCTGGCCGCCCAGGGTATCGGCAAGGTGACACTGGCGCCGCTGTATCCGCAATTTGCCGACAGCACCGTGACCACGGTGATAGAAGAAGCCAGGCGCGTGGTGCGCGACAAGAAACTCGCTATCCAGTTTTCGATCCTGCAGCCTTTTTACGACCAGCCCGAGTACCTCGATGCTCTGGTAACCAGCGCACGCACTTACCTGGAGCAGGATTTCGATCACTTGCTGCTCAGTTTCCATGGTCTGCCCGAGCGCCATCTGAAAAAGCTCGACCCTACCGGCGGGCATTGCTTCAAGGATGCCGACTGCTGCAAGAACGCATCGCCAGAGGTGCTCGCCACCTGCTATCGCGCCCAATGCTTCAGCGTCGCCCGGGATTTTGCCGCGCGTGCCGGTTTGCCCGATGGCAAGTGGTCGGTGGCGTTTCAGTCGCGCCTGGGCCGGGCCAAGTGGATCGAGCCCTACACCGAGGCCCGCCTGGAGGCGCTGGCCCAGCAGGGCGTGAAGAAGCTGCTGGTGATGTGCCCGGCGTTTGTCGCCGACTGCATCGAGACCCTGGAAGAAATTGGTGATCGCGGGCGGGAGCAGTTCCGCGAGGCGGGGGGCGAGGAGTTGGTGTTGGTGCCGTGCTTGAATGATGACCCGCAATGGGCGGCGGCGCTCAATACCCTGTGCGAACGAGCGCCCGTTGCCTTGTAG
- a CDS encoding SDR family NAD(P)-dependent oxidoreductase: MSLASPRRYWLTGASSGIGAALAVELLNSGAHVALSSRTKGPLEALAHRYPGQVLVVAGDLTNSQTVREIGEHITQVWGALDTVLLNAGTCEYVDARQFDASIIEHVVRTNLLASSYCIEAALPLLRAGRNPHLVGVASAVTYLPMPRAEAYGASKAGLRYLFESLRISLSPENIDVTVISPGFVDTPLTERNDFPMPLSWSADKAARHIFAKLEKRPLEIAFPAMFIATLWPLSKLPNRAQLIIGKRMLRSPPPKKDDL, from the coding sequence ATGAGCCTTGCATCGCCCCGCCGTTATTGGCTGACCGGCGCCAGCAGTGGCATCGGCGCCGCATTGGCCGTAGAACTGCTCAACAGTGGCGCCCATGTGGCCCTCAGTTCCCGCACCAAAGGCCCGCTGGAAGCACTCGCCCATCGCTATCCAGGGCAAGTGCTGGTGGTGGCCGGCGACCTGACCAACAGCCAGACTGTGCGCGAGATCGGTGAACACATCACTCAAGTCTGGGGCGCACTGGACACGGTGCTCCTCAATGCCGGCACCTGTGAATATGTCGACGCCCGGCAATTTGACGCTTCGATCATCGAACATGTGGTGCGTACCAATCTGTTGGCCAGCAGTTACTGCATCGAGGCCGCGCTGCCGCTGTTGCGCGCCGGGCGTAACCCGCACCTGGTGGGCGTGGCCAGCGCCGTGACTTACCTGCCGATGCCACGCGCCGAAGCCTATGGCGCATCCAAGGCCGGCCTGCGTTACCTGTTCGAATCCCTGCGCATCAGCCTGTCGCCGGAAAACATCGACGTCACCGTGATCAGCCCAGGCTTTGTCGACACACCGCTGACCGAACGCAATGACTTCCCGATGCCCCTGAGCTGGTCCGCCGACAAGGCGGCGCGGCACATCTTTGCAAAACTGGAAAAACGCCCGCTGGAGATTGCCTTCCCGGCCATGTTCATTGCCACCCTGTGGCCGCTGTCGAAGCTGCCCAACCGCGCGCAATTGATCATCGGCAAGCGCATGTTGCGCAGCCCGCCACCGAAAAAGGATGATCTGTGA
- the phrB gene encoding deoxyribodipyrimidine photo-lyase: MHLIWLRTDLRLHDNTALAAACQRGPVAAIYLITPEQWLAHDDAPCKIDFWLRNLQHLSQALGELNIPLLIRYAATWDQAPAALSELCRELSVESVHVNEEYGIHESQRDAAVAQTLQTQGITFHSYLDQLFFQPGSVLTKTGTYFQVFSQFRKVCYNRLHSALPRQVATPKTQARLDVKSDPVPTTVDGFESPSETLRALWPAGEDEARRRLDAFTDEQISYYKDERDFPAKPGTSQLSAYLAAGVVSPRQCLHAALQTNQGEFESGDIGAITWINELLWREFYKHILVGYPRVSRHRAFRPETEALAWRNAPEDLAAWQQARTGLPIIDAAMRQLLETGWMHNRLRMVVAMFLTKNLLIDWREGERFFMRHLIDGDLAANNGGWQWSSSTGTDSAPYFRIFSPLSQSEKFDADGIFIKRWLPELATLNKKEVHNPAAAGGLFGVADYPRAIVDLKASRERALAAFRRLPSRQEMADHE, encoded by the coding sequence ATGCATCTGATCTGGCTGCGCACCGACTTACGCCTGCACGACAACACGGCCCTTGCTGCTGCATGCCAGCGTGGCCCCGTCGCGGCCATTTACCTGATCACTCCCGAGCAGTGGCTGGCCCACGATGACGCGCCGTGCAAAATCGATTTCTGGCTGCGCAACCTGCAGCACTTGAGTCAGGCGCTGGGCGAACTGAACATCCCTTTATTGATCCGCTACGCCGCGACCTGGGACCAGGCGCCTGCTGCACTGAGCGAACTGTGCCGGGAATTGTCGGTGGAGTCTGTGCACGTCAACGAGGAATACGGCATCCACGAGAGCCAGCGTGATGCTGCCGTGGCACAGACGCTGCAAACGCAGGGAATCACGTTTCACAGCTACCTGGACCAACTGTTTTTCCAACCCGGTAGCGTACTGACCAAGACCGGCACCTATTTCCAGGTGTTCAGCCAGTTTCGCAAGGTTTGCTACAACCGCCTGCACAGCGCCCTGCCGCGCCAGGTGGCAACGCCGAAAACTCAGGCCAGGCTCGACGTGAAAAGCGATCCGGTGCCGACCACGGTCGACGGTTTCGAGTCGCCCAGCGAAACTTTGCGCGCCCTGTGGCCAGCCGGTGAAGACGAGGCGCGCCGCCGCCTCGACGCCTTCACCGACGAGCAGATCAGCTATTACAAGGACGAGCGCGACTTCCCGGCCAAACCCGGTACCAGCCAGCTTTCGGCCTACCTCGCCGCCGGTGTGGTTTCGCCGCGCCAGTGCTTGCACGCTGCGCTGCAAACCAATCAGGGCGAGTTCGAAAGCGGCGACATCGGCGCCATCACCTGGATCAACGAGCTGCTATGGCGCGAGTTCTATAAACACATCCTGGTCGGCTACCCACGGGTGTCCCGCCACCGCGCCTTTCGCCCGGAAACCGAAGCGCTGGCCTGGCGCAATGCCCCCGAAGACCTCGCGGCCTGGCAACAGGCGCGCACGGGTTTGCCGATCATCGACGCGGCCATGCGCCAATTGCTGGAAACCGGCTGGATGCACAACCGCCTGCGCATGGTGGTAGCGATGTTCCTGACCAAGAACCTGCTGATCGACTGGCGCGAAGGCGAGCGCTTTTTTATGCGCCACCTGATCGACGGCGACCTGGCGGCCAATAATGGCGGTTGGCAGTGGAGCTCATCGACCGGTACCGACTCGGCACCGTATTTCCGAATTTTCAGCCCCTTGAGCCAATCGGAGAAATTCGACGCCGACGGTATTTTCATCAAGCGCTGGCTGCCGGAACTGGCCACGCTGAATAAAAAAGAAGTGCATAACCCGGCAGCGGCTGGCGGTTTGTTTGGCGTGGCGGATTACCCCCGCGCCATCGTCGACCTCAAAGCCTCTCGGGAACGCGCACTGGCTGCCTTTCGCCGCCTGCCTTCACGTCAGGAGATGGCCGATCATGAATGA
- a CDS encoding DUF1365 domain-containing protein: protein MNSALYSGWIAHRRFTPRAHAFRYRIGLLYLDLSEQDAVLGLSPLAGTGRLAPFGFRQQDYLRELTCHGMSLSDAVRHEVGKALGRTPQGAICLLTQARSWGLAFNPVSFFYCFEADGQLAAILCEVTNTPWRERYHYVLPAQPLDADEHQHFAVAKAFHVSPFLPRDLEYRMSFSPPSARLGVHMADWQGTQKVFDATLSLEKHSLSRASLHRYLWRFPWMTAKTCLAIYWQALRLLLKRTPIFSHRAADGASRTAVGYTKDRRHEIP from the coding sequence GTGAACAGCGCCCTGTACAGCGGCTGGATCGCCCATCGCCGGTTTACGCCCAGGGCCCACGCCTTTCGCTACCGCATCGGCCTGCTGTATCTGGACCTCAGCGAACAGGATGCAGTGCTCGGGCTTTCACCTCTGGCCGGCACTGGTCGCCTGGCGCCTTTCGGCTTTCGCCAGCAGGATTACCTGCGTGAACTCACGTGCCACGGCATGAGCTTGAGCGATGCGGTGCGCCATGAAGTCGGCAAAGCTCTGGGGCGTACACCCCAGGGCGCTATCTGCCTGCTGACCCAGGCCCGCAGTTGGGGCCTGGCGTTTAACCCGGTGAGTTTCTTCTACTGCTTCGAGGCCGACGGGCAGTTGGCCGCGATCCTGTGTGAAGTAACCAACACGCCATGGCGCGAGCGCTATCACTACGTGCTGCCGGCCCAGCCCCTCGACGCCGATGAGCATCAGCACTTCGCCGTGGCCAAGGCGTTCCATGTGTCGCCCTTCTTACCGCGCGACCTGGAATACCGCATGAGTTTCAGCCCGCCATCTGCCCGGCTCGGCGTGCACATGGCCGACTGGCAGGGCACGCAAAAGGTTTTCGACGCCACCTTGAGCCTGGAAAAACATTCACTCAGCCGCGCAAGCCTGCATCGCTATTTGTGGCGCTTCCCTTGGATGACCGCCAAGACCTGCCTGGCAATCTACTGGCAAGCCTTGCGCCTGCTGCTCAAGCGCACACCGATTTTTTCCCACCGGGCCGCCGATGGCGCCTCTCGCACCGCCGTCGGGTACACCAAGGATCGCCGCCATGAAATCCCCTAG
- a CDS encoding nuclear transport factor 2 family protein: protein MNDFLRRFAEAFATLDKHNLHLLGRLYSDDIVFADPLHEVHGLPELQRYFAQLYSNVNQLDFEFQGFDQTAEGEGYLRWTMIFCHPRLAAGKMIRVQGCSHLMWRDKVYQHRDYFDAGALLYEHVPILGGVISWLKRRMG from the coding sequence ATGAATGACTTCCTGCGCCGCTTCGCCGAAGCCTTCGCTACGCTGGACAAGCACAACCTGCACCTGCTTGGCCGTTTGTACAGTGATGACATTGTATTTGCCGACCCGCTGCATGAAGTCCATGGGTTGCCCGAACTGCAGCGTTATTTCGCGCAGCTGTACAGCAACGTCAACCAACTGGATTTCGAGTTTCAGGGTTTCGACCAGACGGCCGAAGGCGAAGGCTACCTGCGCTGGACCATGATTTTTTGTCACCCGCGCCTGGCCGCAGGCAAGATGATCCGGGTACAAGGCTGTTCCCACTTGATGTGGCGCGACAAGGTCTACCAGCATCGCGATTACTTCGATGCCGGCGCACTGCTTTATGAACATGTGCCGATTCTCGGCGGCGTCATCAGTTGGCTGAAAAGGAGAATGGGATGA
- a CDS encoding TIGR01777 family oxidoreductase, translating into MHILLTGGTGLIGRQLCQHWLAQGHRLTVWSRQPETVARLCGAQVLGVARLQEVIGAVDAVVNLAGAPIADRPWTHKRKALLWSSRISLTETLLAWIDSLEQKPAVLISGSAVGWYGDGGERELTEASGPVLDDFPSQLCIAWEETAQRADALGVRVVLVRTGLVLSAQGGFLSRLLLPFKLALGGPIGNGRQWMPWVHIKDQIALIDFLLHKTDASGPYNACAPHPVRNREFAKTLGQVLHRPAFMPMPAFALKVGLGELSGLLLGGQKALPERLLAAGFTFQFTELRAALDDLSSRL; encoded by the coding sequence ATGCATATTTTGCTGACCGGCGGTACCGGCCTGATTGGTCGTCAACTTTGCCAACACTGGCTCGCCCAGGGGCATCGCCTGACGGTGTGGAGCCGGCAACCGGAAACGGTCGCCAGGCTCTGCGGCGCACAGGTGCTTGGGGTGGCTCGCCTGCAAGAGGTGATTGGCGCGGTGGACGCGGTGGTCAACCTGGCGGGTGCCCCCATCGCTGACCGGCCCTGGACCCACAAGCGCAAGGCATTGCTGTGGAGCAGTCGAATCAGTCTCACCGAAACCCTGCTGGCCTGGATCGACAGCCTGGAGCAGAAACCGGCGGTACTGATCTCCGGCTCCGCCGTGGGCTGGTATGGCGACGGCGGCGAGCGCGAATTGACCGAAGCCAGCGGGCCGGTGCTGGACGATTTCCCCAGCCAGTTGTGTATTGCCTGGGAAGAAACCGCCCAACGTGCCGACGCCTTGGGCGTTCGCGTGGTGCTGGTGCGCACCGGCCTGGTGCTGTCGGCGCAGGGCGGCTTTTTGTCGCGCCTGTTGCTGCCCTTCAAACTGGCGCTGGGCGGGCCGATCGGTAATGGTCGGCAGTGGATGCCATGGGTGCATATCAAGGATCAAATCGCCCTGATTGATTTTCTTCTGCACAAGACTGACGCCAGCGGTCCTTATAATGCCTGCGCGCCACACCCGGTGCGTAATCGCGAGTTTGCCAAGACCCTCGGCCAGGTTTTGCACCGCCCGGCGTTCATGCCGATGCCGGCGTTTGCACTGAAGGTTGGGTTAGGCGAATTGTCTGGTTTGTTGCTGGGCGGGCAGAAGGCCTTGCCTGAACGGCTGCTGGCGGCGGGTTTCACTTTCCAGTTCACTGAGTTGCGTGCGGCTCTGGACGACCTGTCCAGCCGCCTCTAA
- a CDS encoding MerR family transcriptional regulator produces MKAALLDEPGEDIALALENGWLPIREVARQTGVNAVTLRAWERRYGLIVPQRTPKGHRLFSAEHVQRIHAILTWLNRGVPVSQVKGLIDSAHARPEPMENEWHALRQHLVDAISELAERRVDDAFNQAMALYPPRTLCEQLMLPLLKELEQRWQGQFGAQMERVFFLSWLRSKFGARIYHNNRQLHGAPLLLVNHSDLPLEPHLWLSAWLASSADCPVEVFDWPLPAGELALAVEHLQPRAVLLYSSKTLHLSTLTKLLGGVSCPIVIAGPTVRIHNAELSVITRDVPELFMAQDPLSAHQLLIQHGIV; encoded by the coding sequence ATGAAAGCTGCCCTGCTTGACGAACCCGGCGAAGACATTGCCCTGGCCCTCGAAAACGGCTGGTTGCCAATCCGCGAAGTGGCGCGCCAGACCGGCGTCAACGCCGTGACCCTGCGCGCCTGGGAACGCCGCTACGGCCTCATCGTGCCCCAGCGCACGCCCAAGGGGCACCGGCTGTTCAGTGCCGAACACGTACAACGCATTCACGCCATCCTCACCTGGCTCAATCGAGGCGTGCCGGTCAGTCAGGTCAAAGGCTTGATCGACTCAGCCCACGCCCGCCCCGAGCCCATGGAAAACGAGTGGCACGCCCTGCGCCAGCATTTGGTGGATGCCATCAGCGAACTGGCCGAACGCCGGGTCGATGACGCCTTCAACCAGGCCATGGCGCTCTACCCGCCACGCACCTTGTGCGAGCAATTGATGCTGCCGTTGCTCAAGGAGCTGGAACAAAGATGGCAGGGTCAGTTCGGCGCGCAGATGGAGCGGGTGTTTTTCCTGTCGTGGCTGCGCAGCAAGTTCGGCGCGCGGATTTATCACAACAATCGCCAACTCCACGGCGCGCCGCTGCTGCTGGTCAACCATTCCGACTTACCGCTGGAACCGCACCTGTGGCTCAGTGCCTGGCTGGCCAGCAGCGCCGACTGCCCGGTGGAAGTATTCGACTGGCCGCTGCCTGCCGGCGAACTGGCCCTGGCGGTGGAACACCTGCAACCACGCGCCGTGCTGTTGTATTCGAGCAAGACCCTCCATTTGTCGACACTGACAAAACTATTGGGCGGCGTCAGTTGCCCAATAGTGATTGCCGGCCCGACGGTGCGCATTCACAACGCCGAGTTATCCGTAATCACCCGCGACGTCCCTGAATTGTTCATGGCGCAAGACCCGTTATCGGCCCACCAATTATTGATCCAGCATGGAATCGTCTAA
- a CDS encoding NAD(P)/FAD-dependent oxidoreductase — translation MKIAIVGSGIAGLTSAYLLSRRHDITVFEAGDRIGGHTHTVHVTVEGERYAVDTGFIVFNDWTYPNFIQLLGQIGVTFKPTEMSFSVCDQSSGFEYNGNNLNSLFAQRRNILSPGFWGMLRDILRFNRQAPLDLQQQRISAEMTLGDYLAAGGYGQRFIRHYIVPMGAAIWSMSLSDMLGFPLQFFVRFFKNHGLLSINNRPQWCVIEGGSSGYIEPLTRSFRERVRLGCPVHKVQRIDSGVVIHSPDGSETFDRVVLACHSDQALALLEDPSQAEQEILGALPYADNDVVLHTDTRLLPDRKLAWASWNYRLTGHSQNQAAVTYDMNILQGIDSDTTFCVSLNQTQMINPLKILARYTYAHPQYSLAAVAAQARWEELHGTRNTFYCGAYWANGFHEDGVVSALRVAQAFGESL, via the coding sequence GTGAAGATCGCCATTGTCGGCAGCGGTATCGCCGGGCTGACCAGCGCCTACCTGCTCAGCCGCCGCCACGACATCACGGTGTTCGAAGCGGGCGACCGCATCGGCGGGCACACGCACACAGTCCACGTTACCGTAGAGGGCGAACGCTATGCCGTGGACACCGGCTTTATTGTGTTCAACGACTGGACCTACCCCAACTTCATCCAATTGCTGGGCCAGATCGGCGTGACGTTCAAACCCACCGAAATGAGCTTTTCGGTGTGCGACCAAAGCAGCGGGTTCGAGTACAACGGCAACAACCTCAACAGCTTGTTTGCCCAACGCCGCAATATTCTGTCGCCCGGGTTCTGGGGCATGTTGCGCGATATCCTGCGCTTCAACCGCCAGGCGCCTTTGGACCTGCAACAGCAGCGTATCAGTGCCGAGATGACCCTCGGTGACTACCTCGCAGCCGGCGGTTACGGCCAAAGGTTTATCCGCCACTACATTGTGCCGATGGGGGCTGCGATATGGTCAATGTCCCTTTCGGACATGCTCGGTTTCCCGCTGCAATTCTTCGTGCGCTTCTTCAAGAACCACGGCTTGCTATCGATCAACAACCGGCCGCAATGGTGCGTGATCGAAGGCGGTTCAAGCGGCTACATCGAACCGCTGACCCGCAGTTTTCGCGAGCGTGTGCGCCTCGGCTGCCCTGTGCATAAAGTGCAACGCATCGACAGTGGGGTGGTTATCCACAGCCCGGACGGCAGCGAAACCTTCGACCGGGTGGTATTGGCCTGCCACAGTGATCAGGCCCTGGCCTTGCTTGAAGACCCGAGCCAGGCCGAACAAGAGATCCTCGGCGCCCTACCCTACGCCGACAACGACGTAGTGCTGCACACTGACACGCGCTTGCTGCCTGACCGCAAGCTGGCCTGGGCCAGTTGGAATTACCGGCTGACCGGCCACTCGCAGAATCAGGCCGCCGTCACCTACGACATGAACATCCTGCAGGGCATCGACAGCGACACTACCTTTTGCGTCAGCCTCAACCAGACGCAAATGATCAACCCGCTGAAGATCCTCGCGCGCTACACCTACGCCCATCCGCAGTACAGCCTGGCTGCCGTGGCCGCTCAAGCACGCTGGGAAGAATTGCACGGTACCCGCAACACCTTTTATTGCGGCGCGTACTGGGCCAACGGCTTCCACGAGGACGGCGTGGTCAGCGCCCTGCGCGTGGCCCAGGCGTTCGGGGAAAGCCTGTGA
- a CDS encoding YbgA family protein has product MSSSTKPKIAISACLLGENVRFNGGHKQSLLCTQTLSDYFDFVPLCPEVAIGMGIPREPIRLVGDPAQPQAVGTVNRELNVTQPLHDYGQQMAQAHTDLCGYIFMQKSPSCGLERVKVYRANGTPVDGGGRGIYAQAFCARHPNLPVEEDGRLNDPVLRENFLTRVFVYASWQQLLAEGLTRHGLLTFHSRYKYLLMAHSPAHYKSLGHLLGSMGKDVDLQALAHGYFGELMTGLKKCATRGTHSNVLQHISGYLKQVISADDKQEMQTVIGQYRQGIVPLVVPLTLLKHHFRQHPDRYIAQQAYLQPHPENLSLRNAI; this is encoded by the coding sequence ATGTCGAGTAGTACAAAACCGAAGATCGCCATCAGCGCCTGCCTCCTTGGCGAGAACGTGCGCTTTAACGGTGGGCATAAACAGTCGCTGCTGTGCACCCAGACACTCAGCGACTACTTCGACTTCGTGCCGTTGTGCCCGGAAGTTGCCATCGGGATGGGCATCCCCCGCGAGCCAATCCGGCTGGTAGGCGACCCTGCGCAGCCGCAAGCCGTTGGCACGGTAAACCGTGAACTCAACGTCACGCAGCCACTGCACGACTACGGCCAGCAAATGGCCCAGGCACACACCGACCTGTGCGGTTATATCTTCATGCAGAAGTCGCCATCGTGCGGCCTGGAGCGGGTCAAGGTGTACCGCGCCAACGGCACGCCCGTTGACGGTGGCGGCCGCGGCATTTACGCCCAGGCGTTTTGTGCGCGCCACCCTAACCTGCCGGTAGAAGAAGACGGCCGGCTGAACGACCCTGTGTTGCGGGAAAATTTCCTGACCCGCGTATTCGTGTATGCCAGTTGGCAACAACTGCTGGCCGAGGGGCTCACCCGCCACGGCTTGCTGACGTTTCACTCGCGCTACAAGTACCTGCTGATGGCCCACAGCCCGGCGCATTACAAAAGCCTGGGCCATTTGCTCGGCAGCATGGGCAAGGACGTCGATCTCCAGGCTCTGGCCCACGGCTACTTCGGCGAGCTGATGACGGGCCTGAAGAAGTGCGCCACCCGCGGCACACACAGCAATGTGCTGCAACACATCAGCGGCTACCTCAAGCAGGTCATCAGCGCCGATGACAAACAGGAAATGCAAACCGTGATCGGCCAGTACCGTCAAGGCATCGTGCCGCTGGTAGTGCCACTCACCCTGCTCAAGCATCACTTTCGCCAACACCCGGACCGTTACATCGCGCAGCAGGCCTACCTGCAACCGCACCCGGAAAACCTCAGCCTGCGTAATGCGATATAA
- a CDS encoding NAD(P)/FAD-dependent oxidoreductase, which translates to MTVPIAIIGTGIAGLSAARALKDAGHTVQLFDKSRGSGGRMSSKRSDAGALDMGAQYFTARDRRFVNEVQRWQSNGWAEQWKPQLYNFKSGQLTPSPDEQIRWVGTPRMSAITRALLDDLPVEFGCRITEVFQGTQHWNLLDADGESHGPFSHVIIATPAPQATALLAAAPKLASAAAGVKMDPTWAIALAFDKPLDTPMEGCFVQDSPLDWLARNRSKPGRDTTLDTWVLHATSAWSKAHLDLSKEAVIEHLHGAFAELLHSAMPAPSFSLAHRWLYARPSGSHEFGVLADADLGLFVCGDWCLSGRVEGAWLSGQEAARRLIAHLQ; encoded by the coding sequence ATGACTGTCCCCATCGCGATCATCGGCACCGGCATAGCCGGTCTCTCCGCCGCCCGAGCGTTAAAAGACGCGGGCCACACCGTACAACTCTTCGATAAAAGCCGCGGCAGCGGTGGCCGCATGTCCAGCAAGCGCAGCGATGCCGGCGCGCTGGACATGGGCGCGCAATACTTCACCGCCCGCGACCGGCGCTTCGTCAACGAAGTGCAGCGCTGGCAAAGCAATGGCTGGGCCGAACAGTGGAAGCCCCAGCTGTACAACTTCAAGTCCGGCCAACTGACGCCTTCCCCCGATGAACAGATCCGCTGGGTCGGTACACCGCGCATGAGCGCCATCACCCGCGCCCTGCTCGATGACCTGCCGGTGGAGTTCGGTTGCCGCATCACCGAGGTGTTCCAGGGCACACAGCACTGGAACCTGCTCGACGCCGACGGTGAGAGTCACGGCCCCTTCAGCCATGTGATCATCGCCACACCGGCCCCTCAGGCCACTGCCCTGCTGGCCGCTGCCCCCAAGCTGGCAAGTGCCGCCGCCGGGGTGAAAATGGACCCGACCTGGGCCATTGCGCTGGCCTTCGACAAGCCCCTGGATACACCGATGGAGGGCTGCTTCGTGCAAGACAGCCCCCTTGACTGGTTGGCGCGCAACCGCAGCAAACCGGGGCGCGACACCACCCTCGACACCTGGGTGCTGCACGCCACCAGCGCCTGGAGCAAGGCGCACCTGGACCTGTCCAAGGAAGCGGTAATCGAGCACTTGCACGGCGCCTTCGCCGAACTGCTGCACAGCGCCATGCCCGCGCCGTCATTCAGCCTGGCGCACCGCTGGCTCTACGCTCGCCCGTCGGGCAGCCATGAGTTCGGCGTACTGGCCGATGCCGACCTGGGCCTTTTCGTCTGCGGCGACTGGTGCCTTTCGGGCCGGGTAGAAGGCGCCTGGCTCAGTGGCCAGGAAGCGGCGCGACGCTTGATCGCACACCTGCAATGA